In the genome of Pelodiscus sinensis isolate JC-2024 chromosome 3, ASM4963464v1, whole genome shotgun sequence, one region contains:
- the FILIP1 gene encoding filamin-A-interacting protein 1 isoform X3: MLVDERQMHIEQLGQQSQKIEDLAQKLKEEEEKLKVISSKTKEDGQKLMKLETELEHKTLSFSQEHEEMTTKLVNQESHNRQLRLKLVGLTRRIEELEETNKNLHKAEEELQELRDKIAKGECGNSSLMAEVENLRKRVLEMEGKDEEITKTESQCRELKKKLQEEEHHSKELKLEVEKLQKRMSELEKLEEAFSKSKSECTQLHLNLEKEKHLTKDLISELDVVKTRVKDLESSESRLEKAELSLKEDLTKLKSFTVMLVDERKNMMEKIKQEERKVEGLNKNVKLEQSKVMDVTEKLIDESKKLLKLKTEMEEKVSSLTKERDELIGKLKSEEEKSSELSCRVDLLKKRIESIEEVEREIARGRARKGPELAYQEDNKIKELTIEIERLKKRLKQLEVVEGDLMKTEDEYDQLEQKFRTEQDKANFLSQQLEEMKLQIAKTKAIEKGEVVSQEAELRHRFRLEEAKSRDLKAEVQALKEKIHELMNKEDQLSQLQVDYSVLQQRFMEEENKNKNMGQEVLNLTKELELSKRYSRVLRPSMNGRRMVDVPVTSTGVQTDAVSNETAEEETPAVFIRKSFQEENHIMSNLRQVGLKKPMERSSVLDRYPPAANELAMRKSWIPWMRKRDNVPQAAYDKGARIHGSPGHPGEVVLSPKQGQPLHIRVTPDHENSTATLEITSPTSEEFFSSTTVIPTLGNQKPRITIIPSPNVSQKGKGSESSVGPERAMSPVTITTFSREKPSDGGRAPFMERPTSPIQIMTVSTSAAPAEISVSPELQDMTMGRAVFKVTPEKQTVPTPIRKYNANANIITTEDNKIHIHLGSQFKRSPGGASEGTSPVITVRPMNVAAEKEVMTGTVLRSPRNHFSSRPGASKVTSTITITPVTTSSTRGTQSVTGQDGSSQRPTPTRIPVSKGMKAGKPVVAAPGAGNVTKFEPRAETQSMKIELKKSSANSSTSLGGGKG, encoded by the exons GGTTGGTTTGACTCGTAGAATTGAGGAACTAgaagaaactaacaaaaatctTCACAAGGCTGAGGAAGAACTTCAGGAATTAAGGGATAAAATAGCAAAAGGGGAATGTGGAAACTCTAGCTTGATGGCTGAAGTGGAAAACCTACGCAAGCGTGTACTTGAAATGGAAGGCAAAGATGAGGAGATCACAAAAACTGAATCCCAGTGTAGAGAGTTGAAAAAGAAACTACAAGAGGAAGAACATCATAGCAAAGAGCTGAAACTTGAAGTGGAAAAGTTGCAGAAGAGAATGTCAGAACTGGAGAAGCTAGAAGAGGCTTTTAGTAAAAGTAAGTCTGAATGTACCCAGCTGCACTTAAATCTggagaaagaaaaacatttaacCAAAGACTTAATAAGTGAGTTGGACGTGGTGAAGACTCGAGTGAAAGATCTTGAATCTTCAGAAAGTAGATTGGAAAAAGCTGAACTAAGCTTAAAAGAGGACCTTACAAAGCTAAAGTCATTTACTGTCATGCTGGTGGATGAAAGAAAAAATATGATGGAAAAAATAAAGCAGGAAGAAAGAAAAGTTGAAGGTCTGAACAAAAATGTTAAGTTGGAACAAAGTAAAGTTATGGATGTGACTGAGAAATTAATAGATGAAAGTAAGAAGCTTTTGAAACTAAAAACTGAAATGGAGGAAAAAGTGTCCAGTTTGACAAAGGAAAGAGATGAGTTAATTGGGAAACTGAAAAGCGAAGAAGAAAAATCCTCTGAACTGAGCTGTAGAGTTGATCTGTTAAAGAAAAGAATTGAAAGTATAGAGGAAGTAGAAAGAGAAATAGCAAGAGGTCGAGCCAGAAAAGGACCAGAACTTGCTTATCAGGAGGACAACAAGATTAAAGAACTAACCATTGAAATTGAAAGACTGAAAAAACGTCTCAAACAATTGGAAGTGGTTGAAGGAGACTTGATGAAGACAGAGGATGAATATGATCAGCTGGAGCAGAAATTTAGGACAGAGCAGGACAAAGCTAACTTCCTTTCTCAGCAACTGGAGGAAATGAAACTCCAGATTGCCAAAACCAAAGCAATAGAGAAGGGTGAAGTGGTGAGTCAGGAAGCCGAGTTGAGGCACAGGTTTCGGCTAGAAGAGGCTAAAAGCAGAGATTTGAAAGCAGAAGTGCAAGCACTTAAGGAAAAAATTCATGAGCTGATGAACAAAGAAGATCAGCTTTCCCAGCTCCAAGTTGATTATTCTGTTCTGCAGCAAAGATTTAtggaggaagaaaataaaaacaaaaatatgggGCAGGAAGTCCTGAACTTAACAAAAGAGTTAGAGCTTTCTAAGCGTTACAGCCGTGTCCTCAGACCCAGCATGAATGGTAGAAGAATGGTAGATGTTCCTGTGACATCCACAGGGGTGCAGACTGATGCTGTAAGTAATGAAACAGCAGAAGAAGAAACGCCAGCCGTGTTTATAAGGAAATCCTTCCAAGAAGAAAATCACATCATGAGTAATCTGCGACAGGTAGGGCTGAAAAAACCCATGGAGCGCTCGTCTGTGCTTGACAGGTATCCCCCAGCAGCAAATGAGCTTGCAATGAGGAAATCTTGGATACCATGGATGAGAAAAAGAGATAATGTGCCCCAGGCAGCTTACGATAAAGGAGCCCGAATACATGGTAGCCCAGGACATCCTGGAGAGGTGGTCCTTTCCCCAAAGCAGGGGCAACCTCTTCATATTCGGGTGACTCCCGATCATGAGAATAGCACAGCTACTCTGGAAATAACTAGCCCAACATCTGAGGAATTTTTTTCAAGCACCACTGTCATTCCGACCTTGGGAAATCAGAAGCCTCGAATTACCATCATTCCCTCTCCAAATGTGTCACAAAAAGGAAAAGGTTCTGAGAGCTCAGTGGGCCCAGAGCGAGCTATGTCACCTGTTACTATCACCACATTCTCCAGAGAAAAGCCCTCAGATGGAGGGAGAGCTCCTTTCATGGAAAGACCCACGTCCCCAATTCAGATTATGACAGTATCTACATCTGCAGCACCAGCAGAAATCTCTGTCTCCCCAGAATTACAGGATATGACCATGGGAAGGGCTGTTTTCAAAGTAACACCAGAAAAACAAACGGTCCCAACACCAATCCGGAAGTACAATGCCAATGCCAACATTATAACAACAGAGGACAACAAAATTCATATTCATCTAGGTTCTCAGTTTAAACGCTCCCCTGGTGGTGCTTCTGAGGGAACTAGTCCTGTGATAACAGTCAGACCAATGAATGTAGCAGCAGAAAAGGAGGTTATGACTGGTACAGTCCTTCGTTCCCCGAGGAACCATTTCTCCTCCAGGCCTGGAGCAAGCAAAGTAACAAGTACTATAACTATAACTCCAGTTACAACATCATCCACACGAGGAACACAATCAGTG ACAGGACAGGATGGGTCATCACAGAGACCTACACCCACCCGTATTCCTGTGTCAAAAGGTATGAAAGCAGGAAAGCCAGTAGtggcagccccaggagcaggaAATGTGACAAAATTCGAGCCTCGTGCCGAGACTCAGTCTATGAAAATAGAACTGAAGAAATCTTCAGCCAACAGCTCTACCTCcctgggcggggggaagggctga